The sequence TACCCAGGGTTTTCTCGTAGTTCTTTTTTGTCGCCATAATTTTAGCCAGTGCTGCAGCTTTCACTTTTTGGTCAAACTCATCTTTTTGCGTGTGCTCGAACTCGGTACTGCTGACTTCAATTTCTTTATGGGCATCGGCTGCGGTCGCAATGGCTTCCATCTGCTTTTCTTCGCTGATGGTAATCGCCATACGATTGACCACCTTGTAGCTGTCGGGCTTGCTGCCGAACCAGCCGTACTGGGGCGAGGTAGAAAATTTTGAGCTTTTAATGGCATCGGCGGCGATACCCGCCTTCAGCAGCTGTTGTTGGATGCTACTGCGCAAAGCCGCGTTGGCGGCAAGTGATTTCGCCAGTTGCTTTTCTTCGGTGGTAACCACCACGCTGACAATGGCTTTATCGGTGTAGGCTTTTTCCTGAGCTTCACCACTGATCATCACCCGGTTTTCCACCGGATGCACCAGTTGCCGCAGCTCGTCCGGTGTGCCTTTAATTTCCGGCGCCGCCTGTGCAGTCATTGCGCCGATTGAGAGAAGTATTGCTGCCAGTAATCGCATGTTGGGGCCCCTGTTTCGAATAAAGAATTATTATATC comes from Teredinibacter turnerae and encodes:
- a CDS encoding SIMPL domain-containing protein, which translates into the protein MRLLAAILLSIGAMTAQAAPEIKGTPDELRQLVHPVENRVMISGEAQEKAYTDKAIVSVVVTTEEKQLAKSLAANAALRSSIQQQLLKAGIAADAIKSSKFSTSPQYGWFGSKPDSYKVVNRMAITISEEKQMEAIATAADAHKEIEVSSTEFEHTQKDEFDQKVKAAALAKIMATKKNYEKTLGITLKPVAIRDSRIFQRASVGARGVEEVLVTAQRRMKTSATMADESSFAPTPSSGGSSFDEIVYEAFLEVEFKVE